One segment of Panulirus ornatus isolate Po-2019 chromosome 35, ASM3632096v1, whole genome shotgun sequence DNA contains the following:
- the LOC139760213 gene encoding uncharacterized protein, with the protein MNMEVKVSFFRLTLASLVMGVGVSVRMTALRGPRYVLEGSNVTLTCEFDLEGDDLYSLLWWHDGSVLLRYTSHLDNHQNWTNMESSTEVEDLLVLDPVTNVTTPALAWFPSQGVQAQLGSDGGPDELWLLQAGHEAAGVYTCEVTTEAPPTFLTANASLMLHVIVPPSGSPLMQGTAGEVKEGQWVSAQCESAPATPPPNLTFYINQKPVVDGFMSAVKVSKTSDHKHVVSRSVGFTAHRPLFKTGHLILECRVTIDQLVWRATSDLILQGYNLVNEAADVCSQVVSIWLMGYAGIVISSGWLAEL; encoded by the exons CTTCTCtagtgatgggtgttggtgtaaGCGTGCGAATGACTGCTCTTAGGGGCCCGAGGTACGTGCTGGAGGGCAGCAACGTGACCTTAACTTGCGAGTTTGATCTTGAGGGAGACGACCTCTACTCGCTGCTCTGGTGGCACGACGGCTCCGTTTTGCTTCGCTACACCTCCCATCTGG ATAACCACCAGAATTGGACGAACATGGAGTCATCGACGGAGGTAGAGGACCTGCTCGTGTTGGACCCTGTCACTAACGTCACCACGCCGGCCCTGGCCTGGTTCCCATCGCAAGGCGTTCAAGCGCAACTG GGTTCTGACGGAGGGCCTGACGAATTGTGGCTGCTGCAGGCGGGTCATGAAGCAGCTGGCGTATACACTTGTGAGGTTACCACTGAGGCGCCTCCGACTTTCCTCACGGCCAATGCATCCCTCATGCTCCACGTAATCG TGCCACCATCAGGATCGCCACTAATGCAAGGGACAGCCGGCGAGGTGAAGGAGGGGCAGTGGGTCTCAGCACAGTGCGAGTCTGCTCCGGCCACGCCACCTCCCAACCTTACCTTCTACATAAACCAGAAGCCA GTAGTGGACGGCTTCATGTCGGCGGTGAAAGTAAGCAAGACAAGCGATCACAAGCATGTTGTGTCTCGATCGGTTGGGTTCACTGCTCACCGTCCACTCTTCAAGACTGGCCATCTCATCCTCGAGTGCCGCGTGACAATCGATCAGCTGGTCTGGAGGGCCACATCGGATCTAATTCTCCAGGGTTATAACCTTGTGAACGAAGCAGCTGACGTCTGTAGCCAGGTCGTCAGCATATGGCTGATGGGATATGCTGGCATAGTTATCAGTTCTGGTTGGTTAGCTGAGCTGTGA